ACTCGAATCGTCATTCTAACAACCGCAACCGTTTTACTCAAACTCCTTGCGAGTCTCGCAATGGTCCGACCTCACCGCGCAATTCCCCTCTTTGTCGACCGCCCGCAATCGACCTTGTGCGCCGCGCACTCTCGATTTTGCAGCTCGCGCACGCTCGATTGCACTGCCCGCCGCTGCGGACTAACATCAGTGCCATGCCGGTCGAAACCGAATTCAGTGCTCCTGCTTACACTCCCATTCGAGCTCCGCGCGGCACCGCAATCACCTGCAAGGGCTGGCAGCAGGAAGCCGCCATGCGCATGCTGATGAACAATCTCGACGAAGAAGTCGGTGAGCGGCCTCGTGACCTGGTTGTCTATGGCGGCACCGGCCGCGCGGCCCGCAATTGGGATTGCTACCGCGCGATCGTTTCATCGCTGCGCTCGCTCGCGAACGACGAGACACTCCTGGTTCAGTCAGGCAAGCCTGTGGGTATCTTTCGCACGCACGAATATGCTCCACGCGTGCTGATCGCCAATTCCAATCTCGTCGGCCATTGGTCGAATTGGGACACATTCAATCAACTCGAGCGCGCTGGTCTCATCATGTATGGCCAGATGACCGCCGGCTCCTGGATCTACATCGGCTCGCAGGGCATCGTGCAAGGCACATTTGAAACCTTTGCTGCCGCGGGCGCCAAGCATTTCGACGGCAATCTCGAAGGCAAGCTCATCGTCAGCGGCGGCATGGGCGGTATGGGCGGCGCCCAGCCCTTGGCCGCCACCATGAATGGCGCGGCGTTTCTCGGCATTGAAGTCGATCCCGAGCGCATCAAGAAGCGCCTCAAGACCGGCTATTGCGACTTCATGGTCAACACGCTCGACGAAGCGCTGCGCATCCTGAAAAATGCCGTGCGCAAGAAAGAAGCCGTTTCGGTCGGCCTGGTAGGGAACTGCGCCGATATCATTCCCGAACTTGCCAACCGCGGCGTGTTGCCCGACATTCTTACTGATCAGACCTCCGCGCACGACCCCCTGAACGGCTACATCCCGCAGGGACTCTCGGTCGAGCAAGCCGCAGAGTTGCGCCAGCGCGATCCCAAGGGTTACCAGGAGCGCTCGCTCGATTCGATCGCCCGTCACGTCGAAGGCATGCTCGCCTTGCAAAAGATGGGAGCAGTAACCTTCGACTACGGGAACAACATACGCACCTTCGCATTTCAGCGTGGAGTGAAGAACGCCTACGACTTCCCGGGATTTGTTCCGCAGTACATCCGGCCGCTCTTCTGCGAAGGCCGTGGCCCCTTCCGCTGGGTGGCTTTGTCGGGCGAGCCCTCCGATATCGCTGTTACTGATGACCTCGTATTGCAGATGTTTCCCGACAACCGAATTCTCAGCCGCTGGATTAATCTGGCGCGCAAGCGCATCAAGTACCAGGGACTCCCGGCGCGTATCTGCTGGCTCGGATATGGTGAGCGCGCCCAGTTCGGTTTGGCCATCAACGATCTGGTCAGGAGCGGTCGCATCAAGGCGCCCATCGTGATGGGCAGAGACCATCTTGACTGTGGCTCGGTGGCCTCTCCCTTCCGCGAAACCGAGGCCATGAAGGATGGCAGCGATGCCATCGCCGACTGGCCGCTGCTCAATGCCATGCTCAACACCGCCAGCGGCGCTTCCTGGGTTTCGATTCACAATGGCGGCGGTGTTGGTATCGGCTACTCGCAGCACGCAGGACAGGTTACGGTCGCCGACGGCAGCGAACACATGGCTGCGCGCATCGAGCGCGTGCTCACCAATGATCCCGGCATCGGCGTTGCCCGTCATGTGGACGCCGGTTACGGCGAAGCTCGCGAGTTTGCCGAGAAAAACGGCATTCGGATCCCGATGAGCGACAGAGGTCTGCCGGAGTGACGGCGGCCCGCGGAAGCAAGAGAGCTGTCCGCACGCAGCCTGCTCTCTTCCTCACGAACATTGGGCAGCTTCTCACCCTGCGCGGAGAACGCGGCCTCCGTCGTCGGCAGCAACTCACGCAGCTCGAGATCATCGAAGATGCCGCCGTGCTCTGTGTTGCCGGCAAGATTGTGTCCGTAGGGCCGCGTCTTGACGCCGAAAACGATTCCTGGCTGCAGAAAAACCGCAAGAGTATTCGCGAAGTCGATTGCCGTGGCGGAGTGGTGTTACCCGGCTTTGTCGATTCGCACTCCCATCCCGTATTCACCGCCCCGCGGCTGGTAGATTTTGAAAAACGCATTTCCGGGGCCAGCTACGAAGAAATCGCAAAGTCCGGCGGCGGTATTCGATCCAGCATTGAAGGGGTTCGGCAGGCAGATGCGAATTCACTGTCCGACTCGGTGCTAAATGTGTTTCAACGAATGGCTCGCCAGGGGACAACAACCGTCGAAGCCAAGTCGGGCTATGGACTGAGTCTCAACTCGGAAGTGAAATCACTGGAAGCAGTTCGTTCTGCCGGTCGCGGTTGGCCGGGAACCGTGGTTCCTACCTTGCTCGCGGCTCACGTCGTCCCACCGGAATATCAGGATCGGCGGGGCGATTATCTCGAGATGGTCACTGCCGAGCTTATTCCACTGGTGGCGAAGCGGAGATTAGCGGACTTCGTAGACGTTTTCTGCGAACGCGGGGCTTTCACCCTGGAAGAATCGGAGCAGGTATTCCGCGCAGCGCGCCAACATGGCCTCGGGGTCCGCGCCCATGTCTGCCAGCTTACCCCCGCGCCCCTCGGCTCGTTGCAACGCTTTCAACCCGCATCTCTTGACCATGTGGACCACGTGCTCGATGAGGATCTCCGCGCATTCGAGAGAAGCGATATCGTACCCACCCTGCTCCCCGGCTCAAACTACTTCCTCGGCCTCCAGCAGTATCCGCCGGCTCGCAAGCTGATCGATGCCGGTGCAGCCGTTGCTCTCGCCACTGACTACAATCCTGGCACCTCACCTACCGTGAGCATGCCTTTTGTGCTTTCGCTTGCCTGCACGCAAATGAAGATGTCGCCGGCGGAAGCCATCTCCGCAGCAACCATCAATGGGGCTTGCTCGCTCCAACTGGAGCATCGGAAAGGCAGTATCGAATCTGGCAAAGACGCGGACCTCGCCATCTTCGCTGTGAAGAATTATCGCGAAATCGCCTACTGGTTCGCCACCGACATGTGCTCTGGCGTCGTCATGCAGGGCGAGTATTTCAATTGGATCTGCTGATCAGTACCGATGGGTAACCGGTCAGC
This DNA window, taken from Terriglobales bacterium, encodes the following:
- the hutU gene encoding urocanate hydratase encodes the protein MPVETEFSAPAYTPIRAPRGTAITCKGWQQEAAMRMLMNNLDEEVGERPRDLVVYGGTGRAARNWDCYRAIVSSLRSLANDETLLVQSGKPVGIFRTHEYAPRVLIANSNLVGHWSNWDTFNQLERAGLIMYGQMTAGSWIYIGSQGIVQGTFETFAAAGAKHFDGNLEGKLIVSGGMGGMGGAQPLAATMNGAAFLGIEVDPERIKKRLKTGYCDFMVNTLDEALRILKNAVRKKEAVSVGLVGNCADIIPELANRGVLPDILTDQTSAHDPLNGYIPQGLSVEQAAELRQRDPKGYQERSLDSIARHVEGMLALQKMGAVTFDYGNNIRTFAFQRGVKNAYDFPGFVPQYIRPLFCEGRGPFRWVALSGEPSDIAVTDDLVLQMFPDNRILSRWINLARKRIKYQGLPARICWLGYGERAQFGLAINDLVRSGRIKAPIVMGRDHLDCGSVASPFRETEAMKDGSDAIADWPLLNAMLNTASGASWVSIHNGGGVGIGYSQHAGQVTVADGSEHMAARIERVLTNDPGIGVARHVDAGYGEAREFAEKNGIRIPMSDRGLPE
- the hutI gene encoding imidazolonepropionase, which produces MTAARGSKRAVRTQPALFLTNIGQLLTLRGERGLRRRQQLTQLEIIEDAAVLCVAGKIVSVGPRLDAENDSWLQKNRKSIREVDCRGGVVLPGFVDSHSHPVFTAPRLVDFEKRISGASYEEIAKSGGGIRSSIEGVRQADANSLSDSVLNVFQRMARQGTTTVEAKSGYGLSLNSEVKSLEAVRSAGRGWPGTVVPTLLAAHVVPPEYQDRRGDYLEMVTAELIPLVAKRRLADFVDVFCERGAFTLEESEQVFRAARQHGLGVRAHVCQLTPAPLGSLQRFQPASLDHVDHVLDEDLRAFERSDIVPTLLPGSNYFLGLQQYPPARKLIDAGAAVALATDYNPGTSPTVSMPFVLSLACTQMKMSPAEAISAATINGACSLQLEHRKGSIESGKDADLAIFAVKNYREIAYWFATDMCSGVVMQGEYFNWIC